The DNA window ACCCTATCGCGCAATGGTCGACGACAACGGCCGGCTGCCAACGGACCCCGAGCGCCGCGTTCCGCCACTGCGCCGGCCACGGTGGGACGGCTTTGCGTACATTGCGTATGCCGACGAAGCCGATATCGAGAACACGCTGAAACAGGAAAAGTTCGCCGAGCGCGTCGTCGCCGACGAACAGGTGGCGTTTCGCATGGTCACCCGCGAGATCACGCGCGAATACATCCTGATCGCCAGCGCGCGGCACCGCGATCCGGTCAGCCTGGTCAAGATCCACATGCGTGCGCCCGGCCTGTCGCGGGAGGAATTCCAGCGGCGCATGCTGGACGAACACGCACCGCTCGTAATGGCGCAACCGGCAACGCGCGAATTCGTGCGCCGCTACGCGCAGCTCCACAATATCGGCTCGACCCAGGCAGATCCTGAAGGCAGCAGGATCGACGCGGTGTCCGTACTGTCGTTCGCCTCGCTCAACGACGTGGAGGATTACCTCGTCAGCGCGGACCACGCGGCGATCGAGGCATCCGAAAGCCCGTTGCTGGGCGAAGGGTCCGAATGGTGGACCGGCATCAATTACAGCGTGATCAACCGCCTGGTGCCGGAACTCGCGACCGCGTGGCGATAGTGATCAGCGAAGCTATCTCGACCATACAATAACCGTTGTTTTACAACCAGCTCAACAATAGCGCGAGTCACGCAAGCCGTTGATTTTGCAGGTGTTGCCAAAATTCGGGGGCGGAGTCGGGGTGACGCAGGGGTTTCCTGGAGCCTGCTCCAGGCCTGCGGAACGATGCGGCCATGCAGGGCCGCAGCTTCAAGGAGCACCGCTCCTTGCCGACGTAGCGGTGGTGGCCTGCAAGCCACCACTCCTTCCAGTCCCCAATTTTTAGAAAACAGTTTGCCGGTTGGCATGTGTAGCGACGCCGGCAACGCTAATGCGGCTCGCTGCGGCCCTCGTC is part of the Pseudoduganella lutea genome and encodes:
- a CDS encoding EthD domain-containing protein; amino-acid sequence: MSTEFDRADNLHRPPLGAAVTSTTRPLIVTPTFVSRVDDTPRGERPQDPGASKSRHGHEVHFPNWRPHALALESDPNLAFEHWDEYWRKVHGPKFAWDEPGSSSARVLRYDQVHRIASGPSSAFPPPYRAMVDDNGRLPTDPERRVPPLRRPRWDGFAYIAYADEADIENTLKQEKFAERVVADEQVAFRMVTREITREYILIASARHRDPVSLVKIHMRAPGLSREEFQRRMLDEHAPLVMAQPATREFVRRYAQLHNIGSTQADPEGSRIDAVSVLSFASLNDVEDYLVSADHAAIEASESPLLGEGSEWWTGINYSVINRLVPELATAWR